Genomic DNA from Selenomonas sp. oral taxon 126:
ATATTGGTTGATTTGTCTGGGCATTCGCAGGACAATGCACTTCCGATTATGGCGTATCGCCCGGCTCCTGTCCAGATTTCGGGGATCGGCTATACGAATACGACGGGGCTGCACGTGATCGACTACTTCCTTTCCGATGAGATCTGTATTCCCAAGGGGGATCGCGCGGCAGAGGCTGGGTTTACGGAGCAGATTCTGCGTATGCCGCACTCGCATCTCTGCTATGCGCCCGAGACAATACGGGCGATGCCCGAGGCCGGCTATGAGCCTCCTATGAGGAAAAACGGCTATGTTACGTTCGGCAGCTTCAATAACTTTGCCAAGGTTACGGATGAAATCCTGCTCCTATGGCGCGGGATTCTGGAGTCCGTTCGCGGCTCGAAGCTCGTCATCAAGGGGAAGATCGCCAGCATCGATTCAGGACTCAATTTTGCAAAGCAGCGTCTCTCCATGCTGAACTATGATCTTACACGTGTGGAATTTCGTCCGTATAGTCCGGACTACCTCGAGCAGTATCGGGACATTGACATCGCGCTCGACACCGCTCCCTATAACGGTGGTCTGACAACGTGCGAGGCACTCTATATGGGGGTTCCCGTCATCTCGCTGCGCGGGCGCACGCACGGCTCCCGCTTCGGCGCATCGATTCTGACGAATGCGGGTGTACGCGAGCTCGTCGCGGAGAACGACATCAACTATGTGCGCCGCGCGGGTCAACTCGCGGAGTCACCGAAATTGCTTGAGGCATACCATATGGGGCTGCGTGCGAATATGAAACGCTCGCCCTTGATGAATGTGCAGGGCTATATGGAAGAGCTGGAAAATCTATATCAGGAGATTTGGGAGAAATTCTGCGCGTCAAAGATTTAAGGAATCGCTGATAAAATGAAGTCTGTCAGATTGGTGTAGATTTTTTGTCCTGTCAAGGAGACAAACCGGACGCATAGCATAGACTATGTGGAGGATTTGTCGACGAAGAGAGGGCGAAAAAGATGCGCCAAGATGACAGGGCTGAATTTATCAGTGCTTCCTTAATTTAATGAAATAAAGAAACGGAAGGGAGGAGAAGCATGGCCTTTGCACATCTGCACGTGCATACCGAGTACAGTCTGCTGGACGGCGCGAGTCGGGTCAAGGAGCTCGTTCGGCGTACGAAGGAGCTCGGCATGGACGCAGTCGCTATGACCGACCACGGCGTTATGTACGGTGCTGTCCGATTCTATAAGGAAGCAAAGGCGCAGGGCATCCATCCCATCATCGGCTGCGAGGTCTATCTCGCGCCGCGTTTGCGGCAGGAGCGCGCGGAGGTGGACGGCACACGCTACTACCATCTGATCCTCCTCGCCGAGAACGAAACGGGCTATCGCAATCTGGTGCAGCTAATATCCCTCGCAAATATCGAGGGATATTATTATAAGCCGCGTGTGGACAAGGAGCTCCTGCGGAAATACCACGAGGGAATTATTGCGCTCTCTGCCTGTGTGGCGGGGGAGATCCCGCAGGCGATTCTGCGGGAGAATATGCAGCAGGCAGATGAACTCGTGCGTGAATACGTGGAAATCTTTGGGAAGGAGAACTTCTTTCTCGAGATACAGGATCACGGGCTGCCCGAGGAAAAGACGGTCAACCGTGCGCTCCGCGATCTTGCTAAAAAACATGACATTGGGCTCGTTGCAACAAACGATGTACACTATGTCAATGCGGGAGACAGCGAATTTCATGATATCCTCCTCTGTGTGCAGACGGGGAGAACCATCAACGATCCCGACCGCATGAAGTTTTCGGGATCCGACTACTATCTGAAGTCGGAGCAGGAGATGACGGCGCTCTTTTCGGACTATCCGGGAGCGATTGAGAATACGGCGAAGATTGCTGCGCGCTGTCAGGTGGACTTCACCTTCGGGGAGCTGCAGCTGCCGTTCTATCCCATCCCTGAGAGCTTTGAGAGTGATGATGCATATCTGCGTGCTCTGTGTGAGGAACGTATTCCCACGCGTTATCCGAATGTAACAGATGAAATTCATGCGCGGATGGACTACGAGCTCGGCGTCATTCGCGACATGGGATATGCTAGCTACTTCCTTATTGTGTGGGACTTCATCAACTACGCGCGGGAGCACGGTGTTGCCGTGGGCCCCGGGCGCGGCTCGGCGGCTGGCAGTATCGTTGCTTATCTGCTCGGCATTACGAATATCGACCCCCTGCAATATGCGCTCCTCTTCGAGCGTTTTCTCAACCCCGAACGCGTGTCGATGCCGGATATCGATATCGACTTTGACGACATCAATCGCGGTCGGGTGATTTCGTATGTCAAGGAGCGCTACGGCGAGGATCATGTCGCGCAGATTGCCACCTTTGGTACAATGGGGGCAAAGGGCGCGATTCGCGATGTCGGGCGCGTCCTCGAAATGTCGTTCAGCGAGGTCTCCGCGATCACAAAGCTCGTGCCCGCAGAGCTGAATATCACATTGGAGCGTGCACTCAAGGAGTCGGCGGATTTTCGCCGTGCCTACGAAGCGGATGAGAATGTCGCAAGAGTGATCGATCTCGCACGTAAGATCGAGGGGCTGCCGCGCAATACCTCCATCCATGCGGCAGGCGTTGTGATTGCGAAGAATCCGCTCTCGAGTCAGGTGCCCGTCTGGGTCTCCGAGGGCACGCTCGTCACGGAGTTCGACAAGGATGACGTGGAGGCGCTCGGTCTTCTCAAGATGGACTTTCTGGGGCTGCGCACGCTCACCATCATTGCGGATACGGTGCAGCATGTGCGTGCCTCACACGGCATAGAACTGGATGTCGATGCGATTCCGCTTGTTGATGAAAAAACATCACAAATGCTGTGCGATGGCGATACGGGGGCTGTCTTTCAGATGGAGTCTGCGGGTATGACGAATCTCGTCAAGGACTTGCAGCCGAAGGGCTTCGTCGATCTCATTCCGACGGTTGCGCTCTATCGTCCGGGGCCGCTCGGCAGTGGGATGGTGACGGACTTCATCGACGGCCTGCACGGGAAGAAAGAGGTCGTCTACATGCACCCCCTGCTCGAGCCGATTCTCAAGGAGACGTTCGGCGTCGTACTCTATCAGGAGCAGGTCATGCAGATTGTGCAGGTGCTCGCGGGATTCAGTCTCGGTCAGGCGGATCTCCTGCGCCGTGCGATGGGGAAGAAGAAGCACGACCTCCTGATGGCGCAGAAGGAGATCTTCTTGCAGGGCTGCGCAAAGAACGCAATTGAGGCGGGGCTGGCAAACCATATCTTTGACCTCCTGACGCATTTTGCGGACTATGGGTTCAACAAGTCCCACAGCGCCGCCTATGGACTGCTCGCATGGCAGACAGCGTACCTCAAGGCGCATTACCCTGTCGAGTTTATGGCGGGCGTTCTGACGAGCATTATGGACAAGACGGACAAGATTCCCGTCTACATTCAGCTCTGTCGCCAGATGGGGATTAAGATTCTGCCGCCCGACATCAACTCGAGTGCGGCGACATTCGGCATCGAGAACGGGGCGATCCGCTTCGGGCTTGCCGCCGTGCGCAATGTCGGCGAGAATGCGATTGTGAGCATGGAGCGCGTGCGCGCGGAGGGCGGACAGTTCCGCTCGCTTGTGGACTTCTGCGCGCGCGTCGATATGCGTACGGTCAACAAGCGTGCAATCGAGAGCCTCATCAAATGCGGTGCGTTCGACAGTCTCGGCATGGAGCGCAATCAGCTTCTCGTATCGCTCGATGCCGCAATGCAGGATGCGGCGCGTCGTCAGCGCGATCTCATGAGCGGGCAGATCGGCCTCTTTGGTGAGGACACGATGGAGGAGGTTCATCAGATTCAGATTCCGTCCGATGTTCCGCCGAGCACGGCGCGTGAGCGCCTGACGTGGGAGAAGGAAGCGACGGGCTTCTACATCACGGGACATCCGCTCGATGATTACAGCGAAACGCTCGGCGGACTCCTCTCCATCGGCGAGATTCCGAATGCGGTGAAGAGGGATCGCCAGCTCGTGCGGATCGGGGGCATACTGACGAGCACGAAGCGCTTTACGACGAAGAAGGGTGACACCATGCTCTTCGCCGAGCTCGAGGATTTCAGCGGCAAGATCGAAGTCACCGTGTTTCCGCGCGTCTTCTATGCGCACGTGTCCGATTTGGAGACGGATATGATTCTCGTCGTGGAGGGGCATGTCGATACAACGGGCGAGGAGCCGAAGCTGCTCGCCGATAAGATTTGGCGGATGAGCGAATATCGCGCCTCCTTCTATCTGATTCCGTCCGCCGATGCCGACCGCCGTACGCTGTGGATCGAGATGCAGGAACTCTTTGCCGCGCATCCGGGGGATCATCCCGTCTATGTCCGCAGTGACGGGAGCTGGCGTCCGCTGAATGAAAATTACTGGATTGACGGCTCGGCGGCGGTGCGTCAGGCTCTTACGGCGCTTATGGGTGAGCGCGCGGTCAAAGTGCGATAGGGAGCGATATGGAAGAACGATTGCAAAAGATCCTCAGCCATGCGGGCGTTGCCTCACGCCGCGCGGCGGAGGAGATGATTCGCGCGGGGCGCGTGGCGGTGGATGGCGCTGTTGTGACCGAGCTCGGCGCGAAGTATGACCCTGCACGGCACGTGATCGCCGTGGATGGTGTACGCATAGCGGCGGAGGAAAAAAAGTATTATATCCTCCTCAACAAGCCGCGCGGCTATCTCTCGACGGCGCGCGATGACCGCGGACGCAAGACTGTGCTCGACCTCCTGCCGGGTTTCTCCGCGCGCCTCTATCCCGTGGGGCGGTTGGATGCCGATACGGAGGGGCTGCTCCTCATTACGAACGACGGCGCGATGACGCAGGGACTTCTTCATCCGCGCTTTGAGATCGCAAAGGTATATCATGCGGAAATCGTGGGGGAGGTCACAGAGGCGGGGCTCGCTCAGCTGCGCCGTGGGATTCTCCTCGAGGACGGCATGACTGCCCCTGCAAAAGTTCGTGTCCTCAAGGCGGACGAGGGGCGCACGGTGGTCGAGACAATCATCCACGAGGGGCGCAATCGTCAGGTACGCCGTATGTTCGCCGCGATTGGCTGCCACGTCGTCTCCCTGCGGCGCGTGCGATTCGCGCAGCTGACGCTGAGGGGGCTTGCCTGTGGGGCATTCCGTCATCTGACGGCAGAGGAGATACAGGCGCTTCGTAAAATTGCGGGGGTGCGAGACAGTGAAGAAGATCGTAGTCGTGGGCGCGGGACCTGCGGGGATGATGGCGGCAGCCGCAGCGGCGGAGTGCGGCGGGCGCGTCCTGCTCCTCGAGAAGATGCCGCGCGTCGGGCGCAAGATGATGATTACGGGAAAGGGACGCTGCAACGTCACAAGCGCAGACGAGATTCCTGACATCATCAAAAATATTGTGGGCAACGGCAGATTTCTCAACAGCAGTCTGCGCGCCTTTGACAATGCCGATGTCATGGCGTTCTTCGAGGGGCTGGGCGTGCCGCTCAAGACGGAGCGCGGCAACCGCGTCTTTCCGGAGAGTGACCGCGCGCTCGATGTGGTGGACGCCATGCTCCGCCATCTGCACGATCAAAAGGTTGAGATTCGTACGAATGCAGCGGTGACGGAACTCATTATCGAGGATGGCCGTGTGTGCGGTGTCCGCCTTGCGGACGGCACGCGTATCGAGGCGGCTGCCGTTATTCTCGCAACGGGCGGTGCCTCCTATCCCGCGACGGGCTCGACGGGTGACGGCTACGCACTCGCGCGTGCGGCGGGGCACACGGTCACAGAGCTTTTCCCCGCACTCGTCCCGCTCGTGACAAGTGATGAGTGGGTGAAGGATGTGCAGGGACTCTCGCTGCGCAATGTCCGTGCGATGCTCTACCATGCGGGCAAAAAGGGACAGGACTTCTTCGGGGAGATGCTCTTCACGCATTTCGGCGTAACCGGCCCCATCATTCTTCAGCTGAGCCGCCGCGCATCGGAACTCTTTGCGGCGGGAGAGCGGGCACTGGAACTTCGTCTGAATCTGAAACCCGCACTGACGCACGAGAAGCTGCGCGAGCGCGTGGAACGGGACTTTACGGCGTACGAACAGAAGCAACTTCATAACGGTATGATCGACCTTCTGCCCAAGCGGCTGATTGACCCCGTTCTTCGTGCAGCAGAGCTTTCACCCGAGCGCGTCGTCGGACAGATTTCGTCAAAGGAGCGGGAGCGACTCGTACAGACATTGCAGGCGTTGCCGCTGACGGTCACGGGGACGCGTCCCCTTGCAGAGGCGATTGTGACAGCGGGCGGCGTTGCAACGCGGGAGATCGACCCGCGCACAATGGAGTCCAAGATCGTAAAGCATCTCTACTTCGTCGGCGAGTTGGTCGACGTGGATGCGTATACGGGCGGCTACAATTTACAGGCGGCGTTTTCGATGGGACATGCCGCAGGTTCTTACAGTGTGTGGGATTTGGAAGGGGACAAGTGAATGGCAGAGACTCAGACGATTGCGCCCGTGCGGCACGGCTGGCAGGGCGAGGTCGAGATTCCGGGGGACAAATCCATCTCGCACCGCAGCGTCATGTTTGCGGGGCTGGGCAATACGCCCGTTCATATCAGGAATTTTCTCCATGCGGCGGACTGCCTCTCGACGGTCGGCGTCATGCGCGCGCTCGGCGTGGATGTGGAGTTTTTGAATGAGCACGAGCTGATCGTCACGGGGAAGGGACTGCACGGGCTGACCGAGCCGACGACGGTGCTCGACGCAGGAAATTCGGGGACAACCCTGCGGCTCATGATGGGACTGCTCGCCCCGCAGCCGTTTCTCTCGACATTTTGCGGTGATGCCTCACTGACGCGCCGTCCAATGGGGCGTGTCCTCCGCCCGCTCTCTCAGATGGGTGCACAGATCTACGGACGGAGTGGGAACAACAACCTCCCGCTCACGATCGTGCCGACGGCGGAGAAGCTGCGCGGTATCCGCTACGAAAGCCCCGTTGCGAGTGCACAGGTAAAGTCCGCGATTCTGCTTGCGGGACTCTATGCGGACGCACCGACCACGGTGACGGAGCCGTACGTCTCGCGCGACCATACGGAGCAGATGCTTGCAGGCTTCGGCGTCCGCCTTGCGCGCACGGGGGCGAGCGTTACTTTATTCCCCGTGGAGGAGGGCGGCTATCGTGCCCCCGATGAAATCACCGTGCCGGGCGACATCAGCTCTGCGGCGTACTTCCTCGTGGCGGGGACGATTATCGAAGGCAGTCGCCTCCTGCTCAAAAATGTGGGCGTCAATCCGACGCGCACGGGCATTCTCGACGTGCTCACAGGGATGGGCGCGCATATCCAACTGACAAACGAGCGCACGAGCGGCGGGGAGCGCGTGGCAGACATTATCGTCGCGTCGGCGTCCCTGCGTGGCGTATCCTTTGGCGCGGAGATCATGCCGCGCCTCATCGACGAGATCCCCGTGATTGCCGTCGCCACGCTCTTTGCCGAGGGCGATACCGTCATCACGGGCGCGGGCGAGCTGCGTGTGAAGGAGACCGACCGCCTCCACGCAATCGCAGAGGAGTTTCAAAAGCTCGCGCCCGGCAGCGTCGAGGAGCAGGAGGACGGGCTCATCATTCACGGAAAAACGGCGATTCGTCAGGCGCAGGTTCGCAGCTGGGGCGATCACCGCATGGCAATGTCGCTTGCCGTTCTTGGTGCGGCGGCGGAGGGCGTTCGGATCGAGGAGCCGGAGAGCGTGAATATCTCATATCCGACATTCTTCTCCGAGATTGAGCGTCTGAGCAAAGGAGGATCTTTATGAAGCGTGTAATTGCGATTGATGGTCCCGCAGGTGCGGGCAAGAGCACCGTCGCCAAGATTGTGGCGGAAAAGCTCGGCTATACCTATATCGACACGGGCGCGATGTATCGCGGCGTCGCGTGGAAAACCTTGCGGGACGACAAGGACGCACCCGATGAGGCGATCCTGCGCGCCGTTCATGACATCGACGTGCGTCTTGCCTGCACGGAGAGCGGCACGCGCGTAACGGTCGACGGCACGGATGTGACGGCTGAGATCCGCACGCCCGAGGTCACGCATATCGTCTCGCGCGTCGCGGCACTCGGCCCCGTCCGCGAGAAGATGGTGGAGCTGCAGCGTGCGATGGCGGCGGACAGTGCCGTCGTGATGGACGGGCGCGACATCGGGACGAATGTGCTGCCAAATGCCGACGTGAAGATCTTCCTCACGGCGTCCGTGGAGGAGCGCGCGCGCCGCCGCTATGACGAGATGGTGGCAAAGGGCTATGCGGTCAATTTCGACGCACTGAAGGATGAGATTGCCTCCCGTGACAAGCAGGACAGCGAGCGCGCAATCTCGCCCCTGCGTCAGGCGGAGGACGCCGTGCTGCTCGACTCGACGGCGCTCACGATCGACGAGGTTGTCGCGCGGATCTTGGAACTCTCGGAATAGGCGGTCACTATGCTGTATGGATTTTTACAGGTCATTTTTCGACTGTTTTTTTATATTGTATTCCGCACGCGCGTCTACGGTCGCGAGAACATCCCCGCAGAGGGGGCGGTCATCCTTGCCGCCAACCACGCGAGCAATATCGATCCGCCGCTCATGGCG
This window encodes:
- a CDS encoding NAD(P)/FAD-dependent oxidoreductase; this encodes MKKIVVVGAGPAGMMAAAAAAECGGRVLLLEKMPRVGRKMMITGKGRCNVTSADEIPDIIKNIVGNGRFLNSSLRAFDNADVMAFFEGLGVPLKTERGNRVFPESDRALDVVDAMLRHLHDQKVEIRTNAAVTELIIEDGRVCGVRLADGTRIEAAAVILATGGASYPATGSTGDGYALARAAGHTVTELFPALVPLVTSDEWVKDVQGLSLRNVRAMLYHAGKKGQDFFGEMLFTHFGVTGPIILQLSRRASELFAAGERALELRLNLKPALTHEKLRERVERDFTAYEQKQLHNGMIDLLPKRLIDPVLRAAELSPERVVGQISSKERERLVQTLQALPLTVTGTRPLAEAIVTAGGVATREIDPRTMESKIVKHLYFVGELVDVDAYTGGYNLQAAFSMGHAAGSYSVWDLEGDK
- the aroA gene encoding 3-phosphoshikimate 1-carboxyvinyltransferase; the encoded protein is MAETQTIAPVRHGWQGEVEIPGDKSISHRSVMFAGLGNTPVHIRNFLHAADCLSTVGVMRALGVDVEFLNEHELIVTGKGLHGLTEPTTVLDAGNSGTTLRLMMGLLAPQPFLSTFCGDASLTRRPMGRVLRPLSQMGAQIYGRSGNNNLPLTIVPTAEKLRGIRYESPVASAQVKSAILLAGLYADAPTTVTEPYVSRDHTEQMLAGFGVRLARTGASVTLFPVEEGGYRAPDEITVPGDISSAAYFLVAGTIIEGSRLLLKNVGVNPTRTGILDVLTGMGAHIQLTNERTSGGERVADIIVASASLRGVSFGAEIMPRLIDEIPVIAVATLFAEGDTVITGAGELRVKETDRLHAIAEEFQKLAPGSVEEQEDGLIIHGKTAIRQAQVRSWGDHRMAMSLAVLGAAAEGVRIEEPESVNISYPTFFSEIERLSKGGSL
- a CDS encoding secretion protein HlyD; this translates as MFCPVKETNRTHSIDYVEDLSTKRGRKRCAKMTGLNLSVLP
- a CDS encoding DNA polymerase III subunit alpha; this encodes MAFAHLHVHTEYSLLDGASRVKELVRRTKELGMDAVAMTDHGVMYGAVRFYKEAKAQGIHPIIGCEVYLAPRLRQERAEVDGTRYYHLILLAENETGYRNLVQLISLANIEGYYYKPRVDKELLRKYHEGIIALSACVAGEIPQAILRENMQQADELVREYVEIFGKENFFLEIQDHGLPEEKTVNRALRDLAKKHDIGLVATNDVHYVNAGDSEFHDILLCVQTGRTINDPDRMKFSGSDYYLKSEQEMTALFSDYPGAIENTAKIAARCQVDFTFGELQLPFYPIPESFESDDAYLRALCEERIPTRYPNVTDEIHARMDYELGVIRDMGYASYFLIVWDFINYAREHGVAVGPGRGSAAGSIVAYLLGITNIDPLQYALLFERFLNPERVSMPDIDIDFDDINRGRVISYVKERYGEDHVAQIATFGTMGAKGAIRDVGRVLEMSFSEVSAITKLVPAELNITLERALKESADFRRAYEADENVARVIDLARKIEGLPRNTSIHAAGVVIAKNPLSSQVPVWVSEGTLVTEFDKDDVEALGLLKMDFLGLRTLTIIADTVQHVRASHGIELDVDAIPLVDEKTSQMLCDGDTGAVFQMESAGMTNLVKDLQPKGFVDLIPTVALYRPGPLGSGMVTDFIDGLHGKKEVVYMHPLLEPILKETFGVVLYQEQVMQIVQVLAGFSLGQADLLRRAMGKKKHDLLMAQKEIFLQGCAKNAIEAGLANHIFDLLTHFADYGFNKSHSAAYGLLAWQTAYLKAHYPVEFMAGVLTSIMDKTDKIPVYIQLCRQMGIKILPPDINSSAATFGIENGAIRFGLAAVRNVGENAIVSMERVRAEGGQFRSLVDFCARVDMRTVNKRAIESLIKCGAFDSLGMERNQLLVSLDAAMQDAARRQRDLMSGQIGLFGEDTMEEVHQIQIPSDVPPSTARERLTWEKEATGFYITGHPLDDYSETLGGLLSIGEIPNAVKRDRQLVRIGGILTSTKRFTTKKGDTMLFAELEDFSGKIEVTVFPRVFYAHVSDLETDMILVVEGHVDTTGEEPKLLADKIWRMSEYRASFYLIPSADADRRTLWIEMQELFAAHPGDHPVYVRSDGSWRPLNENYWIDGSAAVRQALTALMGERAVKVR
- the cmk gene encoding (d)CMP kinase, with translation MKRVIAIDGPAGAGKSTVAKIVAEKLGYTYIDTGAMYRGVAWKTLRDDKDAPDEAILRAVHDIDVRLACTESGTRVTVDGTDVTAEIRTPEVTHIVSRVAALGPVREKMVELQRAMAADSAVVMDGRDIGTNVLPNADVKIFLTASVEERARRRYDEMVAKGYAVNFDALKDEIASRDKQDSERAISPLRQAEDAVLLDSTALTIDEVVARILELSE